One genomic window of Micromonospora sp. WMMD1128 includes the following:
- a CDS encoding CocE/NonD family hydrolase — protein sequence MDTDKTVLRDGMRISFDVPIEMDDGLVLYADVFAPVDEGRYPVLMTMGPYAKGLAFQEGWKFNWDKLVRDFPEVAEGTSNAYANWETVDPEKWVPDGYVCVRVDSRGAGRSAGVLDPWSPRETRDYYDCIEWAGVQPWSNGKVGLSGISYYAMNQWHVAALQPPHLTAMLVQEGAADFYREFCRHGGILSRFLGGWFQGLIKQVQHGLGDNGPVSRVTGEPVAGPETLTPEELARNRVDPYETAVEHPLLDSFSTDRTADLSKVVTPFLSCGNWGGQGLHPRGNIEGYLGAASTQKWLEMHGDTHSSGFYTDYGVALQKRFFGHFLQGADTGWEKQPPVALRVRHPGEVFVDRGEQEWPLARTRWTKFYLNAADRTLDADFTPGDAVSYRTTGDGVTFLSAPLAEQTEITGPVAAKLFLSSDTIDADVFACLQVFDPDGNEITFQGSNDPRTPIGLGWLRASHRKLDPQRSLPYRPWHTHDEIQPLTPGEPVELDIEIWPTCLVIPPGCRIGLLIRGRDYDNGAEATPGARYPLRGIGPFRHDDERDRPADVFGGTNVLHFADGQESYLLLPVIPR from the coding sequence ATGGACACCGACAAGACCGTCCTGCGGGACGGCATGCGGATCAGCTTCGACGTGCCCATCGAGATGGACGACGGCCTGGTGCTCTACGCCGACGTGTTCGCGCCGGTGGACGAGGGCCGTTACCCGGTGCTGATGACCATGGGCCCGTACGCCAAGGGCCTGGCCTTCCAGGAGGGCTGGAAGTTCAACTGGGACAAGCTGGTCCGGGACTTCCCCGAGGTGGCCGAGGGGACCTCGAACGCGTACGCCAACTGGGAGACCGTCGACCCGGAGAAGTGGGTGCCGGACGGCTACGTCTGCGTCCGGGTGGACTCCCGTGGCGCCGGGCGCTCGGCGGGCGTGCTGGATCCGTGGTCGCCCCGGGAGACCCGGGACTACTACGACTGCATCGAGTGGGCCGGGGTGCAGCCCTGGTCGAACGGCAAGGTGGGGCTCAGCGGCATCTCCTACTACGCCATGAACCAGTGGCACGTCGCCGCGCTGCAACCGCCGCACCTGACCGCGATGCTCGTGCAGGAGGGCGCCGCCGACTTCTACCGCGAGTTCTGCCGGCACGGCGGCATCCTCAGCCGCTTCCTCGGCGGCTGGTTCCAGGGCCTGATCAAGCAGGTGCAGCACGGCCTCGGTGACAACGGCCCGGTCAGCCGGGTGACCGGCGAGCCGGTCGCCGGCCCGGAGACGCTCACCCCGGAGGAGTTGGCCCGCAACCGGGTCGACCCGTACGAGACGGCGGTCGAGCACCCGTTGCTCGACTCGTTCTCCACCGACCGCACCGCCGACCTGTCGAAGGTCGTCACGCCGTTCCTGTCCTGCGGCAACTGGGGCGGACAGGGCCTGCACCCGCGCGGCAACATCGAGGGCTACCTGGGCGCCGCCTCGACGCAGAAGTGGCTGGAGATGCACGGCGACACGCACTCGTCGGGCTTCTACACCGACTACGGGGTGGCCCTGCAGAAGCGGTTCTTCGGACACTTCCTCCAGGGCGCCGACACCGGATGGGAGAAGCAGCCACCGGTGGCGCTGCGCGTGCGCCACCCGGGTGAGGTGTTCGTCGACCGCGGCGAACAGGAGTGGCCGCTGGCCCGGACGCGGTGGACGAAGTTCTACCTGAACGCCGCGGACCGCACGTTGGACGCCGACTTCACCCCCGGCGACGCGGTCAGCTACCGGACCACAGGCGACGGGGTCACCTTCCTGAGCGCACCGCTGGCCGAGCAGACCGAGATCACCGGGCCGGTGGCGGCCAAGCTGTTCCTCTCCTCGGACACCATCGACGCCGACGTGTTCGCCTGCCTCCAGGTCTTCGACCCGGACGGCAACGAGATCACCTTCCAGGGCTCGAACGATCCGCGTACGCCGATCGGGCTGGGCTGGCTGCGCGCCTCGCACCGGAAGCTGGACCCGCAGCGCTCGTTGCCGTACCGGCCGTGGCACACGCACGACGAGATCCAGCCGTTGACCCCCGGTGAGCCGGTCGAGCTGGACATCGAGATCTGGCCGACCTGCCTGGTGATCCCGCCCGGCTGCCGGATCGGTCTGCTGATCCGGGGGCGCGACTACGACAACGGGGCCGAGGCCACCCCCGGCGCCCGCTACCCGTTGCGCGGCATCGGCCCCTTCCGCCACGACGACGAGCGGGACCGCCCGGCGGACGTCTTCGGCGGGACCAACGTCCTGCACTTCGCCGACGGGCAGGAGTCCTACCTGCTCCTCCCGGTCATCCCGCGGTAG
- a CDS encoding alpha/beta hydrolase, whose protein sequence is MTGATLRGELVSIPTDTTPLDGLLYEPEGGALAGAVIFFHGNTMNFYVGPPRFLPPRLIAMGFACLAFNRRAHDVLSVRGDKERMEGGAFQTTAEALADHATAADWLAGRGYPAPVVIGHSNGGMMAAPHVAERPDTPALVLLSAGRGGPAQTQRDGLLAGSRLPEMRRRAEEMVAAGRGDELMLMPGWWYVITARSFLDRITTVPDLLAYAPAIACPTLYVRGDTEPEATFPGTRFRDLTAGPCESVVVPGCDHFYNGREAQVTAIVADFLHRWVSP, encoded by the coding sequence ATGACCGGTGCGACGCTACGCGGCGAGCTGGTGAGCATCCCCACCGACACCACCCCGCTCGACGGCCTCCTGTACGAACCGGAGGGCGGCGCCCTCGCCGGGGCGGTGATCTTCTTCCACGGCAACACGATGAACTTCTACGTCGGGCCGCCCCGGTTCCTGCCACCCCGGCTGATCGCCATGGGGTTCGCCTGCCTGGCCTTCAACCGGCGCGCCCACGACGTGCTCAGCGTCCGCGGTGACAAGGAACGGATGGAGGGCGGCGCCTTCCAGACCACCGCCGAGGCGCTTGCCGACCACGCGACCGCCGCGGACTGGCTGGCCGGACGGGGCTACCCCGCGCCGGTGGTGATCGGGCACAGCAACGGCGGCATGATGGCCGCGCCGCACGTCGCCGAACGGCCGGACACACCCGCCCTCGTGCTGCTCTCCGCCGGGCGCGGCGGCCCGGCGCAGACCCAGCGGGACGGGTTGCTCGCCGGGTCACGGCTGCCCGAGATGCGCCGCCGGGCCGAGGAGATGGTGGCGGCCGGGCGCGGCGACGAGCTGATGCTGATGCCCGGCTGGTGGTACGTGATCACCGCGCGCAGCTTCCTCGACCGGATCACCACCGTGCCGGACCTGCTGGCGTACGCGCCGGCGATCGCCTGCCCGACGCTCTACGTGCGCGGGGACACGGAACCCGAGGCGACGTTCCCCGGCACCCGGTTCCGGGACCTGACCGCGGGTCCGTGCGAATCGGTGGTGGTGCCCGGCTGCGACCACTTCTACAACGGACGCGAGGCCCAGGTGACCGCGATCGTCGCCGACTTCCTTCACCGATGGGTGTCACCATGA
- a CDS encoding M20 family metallopeptidase: MNTDLPSPARAADVDLGKVRRWLTEHTDDLLADLAAYVSLETPSDSKPHLDEALRWLTDQVTATLGPPESSTRHDGGALGDTLVADFPGLGPRRLLLLCHYDTVWSAGTLADWPYARSGPTATGPGIFDMKAGLVQGLWAIRALDAVGLPRPPLRIVLNGDEELGSIFSRPTVEASADGVDAALVLEPGVHGAVKTARKGVGIFRIEVDGVEAHAGLDPERGVSAIDEMARVVLRLRALEDLDRGTSVNIGTVTGGSRTNVIAGRARAMLDVRVTTPEEATRIETAVAALRPTHEKLAVRISGGWNRPPMPRTPGIAAMYDLARALAAGHGEDLDECAAGGGSDANFLAALGLPVLDGIGAVGDGAHARGEHILVEPTIARTALVAGLICLFAQ; the protein is encoded by the coding sequence GTGAACACCGATCTGCCAAGCCCCGCACGCGCGGCCGACGTCGACCTCGGCAAGGTCCGGCGGTGGCTGACGGAACACACCGACGACCTGCTGGCCGACCTGGCGGCGTACGTGTCGCTGGAGACGCCGAGCGACAGCAAACCGCACCTGGACGAGGCCCTGCGGTGGCTCACCGACCAGGTGACCGCGACGCTCGGCCCGCCGGAGTCGTCGACCCGGCACGACGGCGGCGCGCTCGGCGACACGCTCGTCGCCGACTTCCCCGGTCTCGGACCGCGACGGCTGCTGCTGCTCTGCCACTACGACACCGTGTGGAGCGCCGGCACGCTCGCCGACTGGCCCTACGCCCGGTCCGGGCCGACCGCCACCGGGCCGGGCATCTTCGACATGAAGGCCGGCCTCGTCCAGGGCCTCTGGGCGATCCGGGCGCTCGACGCGGTCGGACTGCCCCGGCCGCCGTTGCGGATCGTCCTCAACGGCGACGAAGAGCTGGGCAGCATCTTCTCCCGCCCGACGGTGGAGGCGTCCGCGGACGGGGTCGACGCCGCCCTGGTGCTGGAGCCGGGCGTGCACGGCGCGGTGAAGACCGCCCGCAAGGGCGTCGGCATCTTCCGGATCGAGGTGGACGGCGTGGAGGCGCACGCGGGCCTCGACCCCGAACGCGGGGTCAGCGCCATCGACGAGATGGCGCGCGTCGTCCTGCGACTGCGCGCGCTCGAGGACCTCGACCGGGGCACCAGCGTCAACATCGGCACCGTGACCGGCGGCTCCCGGACCAACGTGATCGCCGGGCGGGCCCGCGCGATGCTCGACGTCCGGGTGACCACACCCGAGGAGGCGACCCGCATCGAGACCGCGGTCGCCGCCCTGCGGCCGACGCACGAGAAGCTCGCCGTGCGGATCAGCGGCGGCTGGAACCGGCCGCCGATGCCCCGCACACCAGGCATCGCGGCGATGTACGACCTGGCCCGGGCGCTTGCCGCCGGCCACGGCGAGGACCTCGACGAGTGCGCGGCCGGCGGCGGCAGCGACGCCAACTTCCTGGCCGCGCTCGGCCTGCCCGTGCTGGACGGGATCGGCGCCGTCGGCGACGGCGCGCACGCCCGCGGCGAGCACATCCTGGTCGAGCCGACGATCGCCCGGACCGCGCTGGTGGCCGGCCTGATCTGTCTGTTCGCGCAATGA
- a CDS encoding membrane dipeptidase gives MGVTMTYDGYQAFSFLRPGVDYPRIDLAPTFGRVPAYDLGLTPDQAERAARLLRENIVISLHEHPQNFPADMGRLGEYNRAGRQFTSYEGLAASGLTAVFDNLMDGTGCIVSHTGWSWEDTVYDIGMRRADLAKQSYAHVVQDLRDIERAHRDGTVGIVLSLEAATPIENQVDRIDILYGLGIRQMGIAYSEANTLGGGLKERRDGGLTAFGRRAVERMNRLGIAIDVSHSGDRTCLDTIAESAAPVLITHAGARAVWPTSRMKPDEVLVACAERGGLIGIEAAPHTTISAAHPRHDINSVMDHFRYCVDLMGIDHVTFGPDTLYGDHVALHRELARSPGFTEPPLVAPFEPVEYVAGVENPTEGLANIIGWLVREGYADADITAVTGGNVLRVLDQTW, from the coding sequence ATGGGTGTCACCATGACCTACGACGGCTACCAGGCGTTCTCCTTCCTGCGACCGGGTGTGGACTATCCACGGATCGACCTGGCCCCGACCTTCGGCCGGGTCCCCGCGTACGACCTCGGCCTCACCCCCGACCAGGCGGAACGCGCGGCCCGGCTGCTGCGCGAGAACATCGTGATCAGCCTGCACGAACACCCGCAGAACTTTCCCGCCGACATGGGCCGGCTCGGCGAGTACAACCGGGCCGGCCGCCAGTTCACCAGCTACGAGGGGCTGGCCGCGTCCGGGCTCACCGCGGTGTTCGACAACCTGATGGACGGCACCGGCTGCATCGTCAGCCACACCGGCTGGAGCTGGGAGGACACCGTCTACGACATCGGCATGCGCCGGGCCGACCTCGCCAAGCAGTCGTACGCCCACGTCGTGCAGGACCTGCGCGACATCGAACGGGCCCACCGGGACGGTACGGTCGGCATCGTCCTGTCGCTGGAGGCCGCCACCCCGATCGAGAACCAGGTCGACCGGATCGACATCCTCTACGGGCTGGGCATCCGGCAGATGGGAATCGCCTACTCGGAGGCCAACACGCTCGGTGGTGGCCTCAAGGAACGGCGCGACGGCGGGCTGACCGCGTTCGGCCGGCGCGCGGTGGAACGGATGAACCGCCTCGGCATCGCCATCGACGTCTCGCACTCCGGCGACCGCACCTGCCTGGACACCATCGCCGAGTCCGCCGCGCCCGTGCTGATCACCCACGCCGGCGCCCGCGCGGTGTGGCCGACGTCCCGGATGAAACCCGACGAGGTCCTGGTGGCCTGCGCCGAACGCGGCGGGTTGATCGGCATCGAGGCCGCGCCGCACACCACGATCTCCGCCGCCCATCCGCGGCACGACATCAACTCGGTGATGGACCACTTCCGCTACTGCGTCGACCTGATGGGCATCGACCACGTCACCTTCGGCCCGGACACCCTGTACGGCGATCACGTCGCGCTGCACCGGGAACTGGCCCGGTCGCCCGGGTTCACCGAACCGCCGCTCGTCGCGCCGTTCGAGCCGGTCGAGTACGTGGCCGGGGTGGAGAACCCGACCGAGGGCCTCGCCAACATCATCGGCTGGCTGGTCCGGGAGGGCTACGCCGACGCCGACATCACTGCCGTCACCGGCGGCAACGTGCTGCGGGTGCTCGACCAGACCTGGTGA
- a CDS encoding amidohydrolase family protein: MIVDLHSHYLPPSAVGPGSPVSAGPATEQTVLSFDGADYRVPQALLNAEQQVTDAQRQGLDRRVLLVPPFAVRYELAPRAGVDWSRRLNDGIAAAVQAYPRHLIGFAVVPLQAGGEAAAAELVAAVRGRGMSGVEVLTSVGGEPIDAPELEPFWAAAAELGVPVFVHPHFVSGAARMSRFHLRNLVGNPTETALTGAQLLFGGLLDRHPGLTVVLAHGGGALPHLVGRLEHGHRHRAELADLPTGPRAQLRRFHYDSVVFDPTVLRHVGEIVGFDRLVVGSDYPFDMADEDPVGFVASADLPRTVTESVLHAAARVLPGLT; the protein is encoded by the coding sequence GTGATCGTCGACCTGCACAGCCACTACCTCCCGCCGTCGGCGGTCGGGCCGGGCTCGCCGGTGTCGGCGGGCCCGGCCACGGAACAGACCGTGCTGAGCTTCGACGGTGCCGACTACCGGGTGCCGCAGGCGTTGTTGAACGCGGAGCAGCAGGTCACCGACGCGCAGCGGCAGGGGCTCGACCGTCGGGTCCTGCTCGTTCCCCCGTTCGCCGTCCGGTACGAACTCGCGCCACGTGCCGGCGTGGACTGGTCCCGCCGGCTCAACGACGGCATCGCCGCCGCCGTCCAGGCGTACCCCCGGCACCTGATCGGTTTCGCGGTGGTGCCCCTGCAGGCCGGCGGGGAGGCCGCCGCGGCGGAACTCGTCGCGGCCGTCCGGGGTCGGGGGATGTCCGGGGTCGAGGTGCTGACGAGTGTCGGCGGCGAGCCCATCGACGCGCCGGAACTGGAGCCGTTCTGGGCCGCCGCCGCCGAACTCGGCGTCCCGGTCTTCGTCCACCCGCACTTCGTCTCCGGCGCCGCCCGGATGTCCCGATTCCACCTGCGCAACCTGGTCGGCAATCCGACCGAGACCGCGCTCACCGGAGCGCAGCTGCTCTTCGGTGGGCTGCTCGACCGGCACCCCGGACTGACGGTCGTGCTCGCCCACGGTGGTGGCGCCCTGCCCCACCTGGTCGGCCGGCTCGAACACGGCCACCGGCACCGCGCCGAACTCGCCGACCTGCCGACCGGTCCGCGCGCCCAACTCCGTCGTTTCCACTACGACTCGGTGGTCTTCGACCCGACCGTGCTGCGTCACGTCGGGGAGATCGTCGGCTTCGACCGCCTCGTCGTCGGCAGCGACTATCCGTTCGACATGGCCGACGAGGACCCGGTCGGGTTTGTCGCCTCGGCGGACCTGCCCCGCACCGTCACCGAGTCCGTCCTGCACGCCGCTGCCCGGGTGCTGCCCGGCTTGACCTGA
- a CDS encoding cysteine hydrolase, translated as MALPPEVADRITVRDTALLVIDMQRRHLDVDGVGYHTLPPEKAREVTARTGEALTVARAAGMPVVHVATWKKAAGLDAPRQHRNPFMAWQNGKPIVGASFLRQDGKCVEGSPYAEFMPATEPLPSEPVVVKHRYSGFYATELELVLRELGVRTLVVAGVNTNNCVLHTSFDAQARDFGVVLLADCCGSMNGDELHRMGLRQIETSVGWLSTVDELAGLLTVAVAS; from the coding sequence GTGGCACTACCGCCCGAGGTGGCCGACCGCATCACCGTGCGGGACACCGCGCTGCTCGTCATCGACATGCAACGGCGACACCTGGACGTGGACGGCGTGGGCTACCACACGCTGCCGCCGGAGAAGGCGCGCGAGGTCACGGCGCGCACCGGCGAGGCGCTGACGGTCGCCCGGGCCGCCGGCATGCCCGTGGTGCACGTGGCGACCTGGAAGAAGGCGGCCGGGCTGGACGCGCCGCGTCAGCACCGGAATCCGTTCATGGCCTGGCAGAACGGCAAGCCGATCGTCGGCGCGTCGTTCCTGCGGCAGGACGGCAAGTGCGTCGAGGGCAGCCCGTACGCCGAGTTCATGCCGGCCACCGAGCCGCTGCCGTCCGAGCCGGTGGTGGTCAAGCACCGCTACAGCGGTTTCTACGCCACCGAACTCGAACTCGTGCTGCGGGAACTCGGCGTCCGCACCCTCGTGGTGGCCGGCGTGAACACCAACAACTGCGTCCTGCACACCTCCTTCGACGCGCAGGCCCGGGACTTCGGTGTGGTGCTGCTCGCCGACTGCTGCGGCAGCATGAACGGCGACGAGCTGCACCGCATGGGGTTACGCCAGATCGAGACGTCGGTCGGGTGGTTGTCCACCGTGGATGAACTGGCCGGGCTCCTGACCGTGGCGGTGGCGTCGTGA
- a CDS encoding SDR family oxidoreductase, producing MSGRLAGRTALITGAGRGFGRAIAEAFLDEGATVALHHHRTPVTDLTDRFPDRASALRADLTDPAATRQLAADALAALGSVEILVNNAGVMAVGAFAESTEEQWASDIGLNIWAPLRVTHALLPSMTAQGHGKIINISSQLALKSWDRGAVYAGTKGFLLSWTKSLAAEAGPHGITVNAIGPGSIVTDMNKDIFPDSAAERAKAAELPLRRLGTPADVAGVAVFLASAAGDFMTGQMLGINGGSQM from the coding sequence GTGAGCGGCCGGCTCGCCGGCCGGACCGCGCTGATCACCGGCGCGGGGCGGGGCTTCGGCCGGGCCATCGCGGAGGCGTTCCTCGACGAGGGCGCCACCGTGGCGCTGCACCATCACCGCACCCCGGTGACGGACCTGACCGACAGGTTCCCCGACCGGGCCTCGGCGCTGCGGGCCGACCTCACCGACCCGGCGGCCACCCGGCAACTCGCCGCGGACGCGCTGGCCGCCCTCGGCTCGGTGGAGATCCTGGTCAACAACGCCGGGGTGATGGCGGTCGGCGCGTTCGCCGAGTCCACCGAGGAGCAGTGGGCCAGCGACATCGGCCTGAACATCTGGGCGCCGCTGCGCGTCACCCATGCCCTGCTGCCGTCGATGACCGCCCAGGGCCACGGCAAGATCATCAACATCTCGTCCCAGCTCGCCCTGAAGTCCTGGGACCGTGGCGCGGTCTACGCCGGCACCAAGGGCTTCCTGCTGAGCTGGACCAAGTCCCTGGCCGCGGAGGCCGGACCGCACGGCATCACGGTCAACGCGATCGGCCCCGGCTCCATCGTCACCGACATGAACAAGGACATCTTCCCCGATTCCGCGGCCGAACGGGCGAAGGCCGCCGAACTGCCACTGCGCCGGCTGGGCACGCCCGCCGACGTGGCCGGGGTGGCGGTGTTCCTGGCGTCGGCGGCCGGCGACTTCATGACCGGTCAGATGCTCGGCATCAACGGCGGGAGCCAGATGTGA
- a CDS encoding SDR family NAD(P)-dependent oxidoreductase, which produces MGSILVTGSVDGIGRRTAAQLLARGHRVVLHARNEERAAVAKTALPAAEAIVVGDLASIEETTALARSLSGYGRLDAVVHNAGIARLDAPARELTRDGLESTFQVNVLAPYLLTALSPRPGRLVFVSSAMAADGVPDLTDLRYDARPWNGVEAYSTSKLLDLALAFALARRWPDVLSNAVDPGWVRTRMGGDAAPTSPDDAARAQVRLAVGTEPDALVSGDYVSDRDWRPERGRIDPVGDELLVRCAELTGVGLPG; this is translated from the coding sequence ATGGGCAGCATTCTGGTCACCGGCTCGGTGGACGGCATCGGCCGGCGGACCGCGGCGCAACTTCTCGCCCGGGGGCACCGGGTCGTGCTGCACGCCCGCAACGAGGAACGGGCGGCGGTCGCCAAGACGGCGCTTCCGGCGGCGGAGGCGATCGTGGTCGGCGACCTGGCTTCGATCGAGGAGACCACCGCGCTCGCCCGGTCGCTGTCCGGGTACGGCCGGCTGGACGCCGTCGTGCACAACGCCGGGATCGCCCGGCTGGACGCCCCGGCCCGGGAGCTGACCCGGGACGGGCTGGAGTCGACGTTCCAGGTGAACGTGCTCGCGCCGTACCTGTTGACGGCCCTGTCGCCCCGGCCCGGGCGGCTGGTGTTCGTGTCGTCGGCGATGGCCGCCGACGGCGTGCCCGACCTGACCGACCTGCGGTACGACGCGCGTCCGTGGAACGGGGTCGAGGCGTACTCCACCTCGAAGCTGCTGGACCTGGCGCTCGCGTTCGCCCTGGCCCGGCGGTGGCCCGACGTCCTGAGCAACGCGGTCGACCCCGGCTGGGTGCGCACCAGGATGGGTGGCGACGCCGCGCCGACGAGCCCGGACGACGCCGCGCGGGCCCAGGTGCGCCTCGCCGTGGGCACCGAGCCCGACGCCCTGGTCAGCGGAGACTACGTGAGTGACCGCGACTGGCGCCCGGAGCGCGGGCGGATCGACCCGGTGGGGGACGAACTGCTCGTCCGGTGCGCGGAGCTCACCGGCGTCGGGTTGCCCGGGTGA